The genomic region aaaaattcgaaGTGTTACAGCACCGGTGCTATCGCCTTTCCATcgtctttcaaaatcatgttgtgtaaaataatacACGTGTACACGACATTCCTAATTTTTTTAACCGATCTTGCTCGCATCGGTCGACTCAATACACCCCATTTCCCcttcaaaacaccaaaagcccgttcgaCGTCTTTTCTTGCCGCCTCATGTTGCCTCTTGAATTTCTTTTCGTTTACTTCGTGAGGGTAAGGGATCgatttcacaaacacggaccacgaagggtagattccatccacgagcaaataaccacgtttgtataaatggttgttaacgtaaaatggacattttggcgcggttccatttcgttccgttaaaaataacggagattgttgtaGAACATTGATATCGTTTTGAGAACCGGGTGGACCGGCAAAAGCATGCCAAAACCATAAGTCTTGAGAAGCAACCGCTTCGAGCATAATAGTCGGGTATCTATGATCTCCTCGCATATATTGGCCTCGATACTCTGTCGGACAAAAACGCCAAACGAAATGGGTGCAATCAAGGCTACCGAACATACCTGGAAGGTGATGTTTTTCCTCATGAGCTTGGTATAAAAGTGCCATGTCGTGGCTTGTCGGTCTACGTAAGAACTCTGGACCATATATTTTGCAAACCGTGTCACAAAAATATTCTAGGCACTCGCGGGAAGTTCTTTCGGCCATATGCAAGTACTCGTCGTTCTCGTCTGGAGTGTTTCCAGTTGCGAGCTGTTTAATAGCCGATGTCACCTTTTGCAAGGGCGTAAAGCCCTTCCTACCTCGCGCATCAGGGGCCTCTACAAACCATGGGTCGTTCTCTTCCACATCGGACacaatttttagaaacaaacgtTTCGACATACGGAACCTATGCCGAAAGATATCTTCGTTGTACTTCGGGTCTTCGACAAAATAATCcgccatgagtgtctcatgccCCTCCTCACGTTGACGTTCAATATATCTCCTTCGGTTAGATGTGCCGGTATCTTGAAGTTCGGCTTCttcgatgagattttgaaaaaaaagaatGCTACTATCGGATGAATCGTCG from Helianthus annuus cultivar XRQ/B chromosome 10, HanXRQr2.0-SUNRISE, whole genome shotgun sequence harbors:
- the LOC110882740 gene encoding uncharacterized protein LOC110882740 — translated: MADELPLWFPPMSSDDSSDSSILFFQNLIEEAELQDTGTSNRRRYIERQREEGHETLMADYFVEDPKYNEDIFRHRFRMSKRLFLKIVSDVEENDPWFVEAPDARGRKGFTPLQKVTSAIKQLATGNTPDENDEYLHMAERTSRECLEYFCDTVCKIYGPEFLRRPTSHDMALLYQAHEEKHHLPGMFGSLDCTHFVWRFCPTEKFKRQHEAARKDVERAFGVLKGKWGVLSRPMRARSVKKIRNVVYTCIILHNMILKDDGKAIAPVL